Proteins encoded in a region of the Streptomyces sp. NBC_00310 genome:
- a CDS encoding SRPBCC family protein, which produces MSKEFEIAREFEVDATPEEVWEAVTAGTGGWLWPMEAPEPRVGGKGPFGSAVIAWDPPHRYTNRVEDVEGISEQTLNQLDYTIEPRDEGRRAWVRYVHSGIFVDDWDNQYDGAAKHTAFYLHTLRQYLTRFAGRPVTAFATFDGPETSGTPDALTTVGRALGLADDTPEGARVQAKGPDGQLLDAVIDYRDPYFIGLRTDDALIRFFGRNHWGHRVGMSVHDFAPGADAEADEATWKGWLNGVFSQP; this is translated from the coding sequence ATGTCCAAGGAATTCGAGATCGCCCGGGAGTTCGAGGTCGACGCCACCCCCGAGGAGGTGTGGGAGGCGGTCACCGCAGGGACCGGCGGCTGGCTGTGGCCGATGGAGGCGCCCGAGCCGCGCGTCGGAGGCAAGGGGCCGTTCGGCTCCGCGGTGATCGCGTGGGATCCACCGCACCGCTACACCAACCGCGTCGAGGACGTCGAGGGCATCTCCGAACAGACCCTCAACCAGCTGGACTACACGATCGAACCCCGCGACGAAGGCCGACGGGCCTGGGTGCGGTACGTCCACAGCGGCATCTTCGTCGACGACTGGGACAACCAGTACGACGGCGCCGCCAAGCACACGGCGTTCTATCTGCACACCCTGCGCCAGTACCTGACGCGCTTCGCGGGCCGTCCGGTCACCGCGTTCGCCACCTTCGACGGACCTGAGACGTCCGGGACCCCCGACGCGCTCACCACCGTCGGACGGGCGCTCGGCCTCGCGGACGACACCCCCGAAGGGGCCCGGGTCCAGGCCAAGGGCCCCGACGGGCAGCTCCTCGACGCCGTAATCGACTACCGCGACCCGTACTTCATCGGCCTGCGCACCGACGACGCCCTCATCCGCTTCTTCGGCCGCAACCACTGGGGCCACCGCGTCGGCATGAGCGTCCACGACTTCGCCCCGGGCGCCGACGCCGAGGCCGACGAGGCCACGTGGAAGGGCTGGCTGAACGGCGTGTTCAGCCAGCCCTGA
- a CDS encoding ArsR/SmtB family transcription factor has protein sequence MLDVTVIEDPEAAAVSLDPIRVRLLAELAAGPASAAMLAGKVGLPRQKVNYHLKALEKHGLVELAGERRKGNVTERLMRATAASYVISPLALAAVQPDPDRFKDQLSARWLLALGARLVRDVGSLITGAAKARKRLATYALDGEVTFATAADRAAFVQELTAGMSALIRKYDAPDAESGRGHRIVVAVHPTVKPQTAEGPDRPELPDR, from the coding sequence ATGTTGGACGTCACCGTGATCGAGGACCCCGAGGCAGCGGCGGTCTCGCTGGACCCCATACGGGTCCGGCTGCTCGCCGAGCTGGCCGCCGGGCCCGCGTCGGCTGCCATGCTGGCCGGAAAGGTCGGGCTGCCGCGCCAGAAGGTGAACTACCACCTCAAGGCGCTGGAGAAGCACGGTCTGGTCGAGCTGGCGGGAGAGCGCCGCAAGGGCAATGTCACCGAGCGGCTGATGCGGGCGACCGCCGCGTCGTACGTGATCTCACCGCTCGCGCTCGCCGCCGTCCAGCCCGACCCGGACCGCTTCAAGGACCAGCTCTCCGCACGCTGGCTGCTCGCGCTCGGCGCCCGGCTGGTCCGGGACGTCGGGTCCTTGATCACGGGCGCGGCCAAGGCCCGCAAGCGGCTCGCGACCTACGCGCTCGACGGCGAGGTCACCTTCGCCACGGCCGCCGACCGGGCCGCGTTCGTCCAGGAGCTGACGGCCGGGATGAGCGCGCTCATCCGCAAGTACGACGCCCCCGACGCCGAGAGCGGCCGAGGCCACCGGATCGTCGTCGCCGTACACCCCACGGTCAAGCCGCAGACCGCCGAAGGGCCCGACCGGCCCGAACTGCCCGATCGGTAG
- a CDS encoding antibiotic biosynthesis monooxygenase, protein MTRRTDLHPVVDRPDVGAPFFSTWQVGTPLRQRQTVEAVADTWERRPWPTEGLLGYFVYTAEDGSGLLHYSQWVDEQAYEAFLKTRRQERNDAIDTAVPGIERVGLGRYRRYRSLTGDDRAARVPGCVVIVDVEFDGPDPARQRAWVDAVEEALVAEPNPHPGGISAHFHLGTDGTRVLNYAEWETARHHIDALAAPGDGVGSSSPLWRRVQTWPGLKGSTVQRYEYALGLVPD, encoded by the coding sequence ATGACCCGTCGTACGGACCTCCATCCCGTCGTCGACCGCCCCGACGTCGGGGCGCCCTTCTTCAGCACCTGGCAGGTGGGCACGCCCCTGCGGCAGCGGCAGACCGTCGAGGCCGTCGCCGACACCTGGGAGCGGCGGCCGTGGCCCACGGAAGGGTTGTTGGGGTACTTCGTCTACACGGCGGAGGACGGTTCCGGCCTGCTGCACTACTCCCAGTGGGTCGACGAGCAGGCGTACGAGGCCTTCCTGAAGACGCGCCGACAGGAGCGCAACGACGCCATCGACACGGCCGTGCCGGGGATCGAGCGGGTGGGGCTCGGGCGTTATCGGCGGTACCGCAGCCTCACCGGGGACGACCGCGCCGCACGGGTGCCGGGGTGCGTCGTGATCGTCGACGTCGAGTTCGACGGGCCGGACCCGGCACGGCAACGCGCCTGGGTGGACGCTGTCGAGGAGGCCCTGGTCGCCGAGCCGAACCCGCACCCCGGCGGTATCTCCGCCCACTTCCACCTCGGCACCGACGGCACCCGCGTCCTCAACTACGCCGAGTGGGAGACCGCCCGGCACCACATCGACGCCCTCGCCGCACCCGGCGACGGCGTCGGCTCGTCCTCGCCGCTCTGGCGGCGCGTCCAGACCTGGCCGGGCCTCAAGGGCAGCACGGTCCAGCGCTACGAGTACGCCCTCGGCCTCGTCCCCGACTGA
- a CDS encoding YihY/virulence factor BrkB family protein codes for MDEKRPEAERVGKDPETETGTGAETEAQTEGRTGADGPTGLPRRSWWAVVRRTVKEFQDDELSDRAAALTYYGVLSLFPALLVLVSMLGVVGQRATDKILDNIGDLAPGPARDILRDAVVQLGDSGGTGGVLAIVGLLAAVWSASGYVAAFIRTSNAVYDLPEGRPVWKVTPLRIGLTLVLMLMLAASASIVVFTGPLAERAGTTIGLGDAAIAIWGIAKWPVLLVLVTLMIALLYWAAPNVRGRGFRWVSPGGVLATLIWLAASAGFAVYAATFGSYNKTYGTLAGAVVFLVWLWLTNLAILLGLEFDAELSRERAITEGRSATDEPYVEPRDTRKWPPRLRALREARTRAAGGPDAMSKG; via the coding sequence ATGGACGAGAAGCGGCCCGAGGCCGAGCGGGTGGGGAAGGATCCGGAAACCGAGACGGGGACCGGGGCGGAGACAGAGGCACAGACCGAGGGGCGGACCGGGGCGGACGGTCCCACCGGACTGCCGAGGCGTTCGTGGTGGGCGGTGGTGCGGCGCACGGTCAAGGAGTTCCAGGACGACGAACTGTCCGACCGGGCGGCGGCGTTGACGTACTACGGCGTGCTCTCGCTGTTCCCCGCGCTGCTGGTGCTGGTGTCGATGCTCGGGGTCGTCGGACAACGCGCGACCGACAAGATCCTGGACAACATCGGCGACCTGGCGCCCGGCCCCGCGCGGGACATCCTGCGGGACGCGGTCGTCCAACTGGGCGACAGCGGCGGTACGGGCGGGGTGCTGGCGATCGTCGGCCTGCTGGCGGCGGTGTGGTCGGCGTCGGGGTACGTGGCCGCGTTCATCCGTACGTCCAACGCGGTGTACGACCTGCCGGAGGGGCGTCCGGTGTGGAAGGTGACGCCGCTGCGGATCGGACTGACGCTGGTGCTGATGCTGATGCTGGCGGCGAGCGCGTCGATCGTGGTGTTCACGGGTCCGCTGGCCGAGCGGGCGGGCACGACGATCGGGCTCGGCGACGCGGCGATCGCGATCTGGGGCATCGCCAAGTGGCCGGTCCTGCTGGTGCTGGTGACCCTGATGATCGCGCTGCTGTACTGGGCCGCGCCCAACGTCCGCGGCCGGGGCTTCCGTTGGGTCAGCCCCGGCGGTGTCCTCGCCACGCTCATCTGGCTCGCCGCGTCCGCCGGCTTCGCCGTCTACGCCGCCACCTTCGGCTCCTACAACAAGACCTACGGCACGCTCGCCGGCGCGGTCGTCTTCCTCGTCTGGCTCTGGCTCACCAACCTCGCGATCCTCCTCGGCCTCGAATTCGACGCGGAACTCTCGCGCGAACGCGCCATCACCGAGGGCCGCTCCGCCACCGACGAGCCCTACGTCGAGCCCCGCGACACCCGCAAGTGGCCACCCCGTCTGCGGGCCCTGCGAGAGGCCCGCACCCGAGCCGCGGGCGGACCGGACGCGATGAGCAAGGGATGA
- a CDS encoding DUF3618 domain-containing protein encodes MTNASGRADGSVGAKGPDELRRQIEVTRAQLGDTVEELAAKADVKARVHSAWERVPREAVVVGGAGVAVATAGVLVWRHYH; translated from the coding sequence ATGACGAACGCATCCGGAAGGGCCGACGGCTCGGTGGGCGCCAAGGGGCCAGACGAACTCCGACGGCAGATCGAGGTGACCCGGGCGCAGCTCGGCGACACGGTGGAGGAACTGGCCGCCAAGGCCGATGTGAAGGCGAGGGTGCACTCGGCGTGGGAGCGGGTGCCCCGGGAGGCGGTCGTCGTGGGCGGCGCGGGTGTCGCCGTGGCCACGGCGGGGGTACTGGTCTGGCGCCACTACCACTAG
- a CDS encoding phage holin family protein, translated as MTGTTETRPTRFVRSARSARPGPDEQDHHSVGELVGQATEQLSQLVRQEITLAKEELAEKGRRAGRGGGLLGAAGAVAYVGFMTLAAAGVGALSLVLDVWAAALIVMGVLFVIAAVLAAVGRAQLRRATPPRPELALDSVKADMDEIKGRARR; from the coding sequence GTGACCGGGACCACCGAGACCAGGCCCACGCGATTCGTGCGCTCCGCGCGATCCGCGCGTCCGGGGCCGGACGAACAAGACCATCACTCCGTGGGCGAGCTGGTCGGGCAGGCCACCGAACAGCTCTCCCAGCTCGTACGACAGGAGATCACTCTCGCCAAGGAGGAGCTGGCCGAGAAGGGGCGGCGCGCGGGACGCGGCGGCGGGCTCCTCGGCGCGGCCGGCGCCGTCGCCTATGTGGGGTTCATGACCCTCGCCGCCGCCGGGGTCGGGGCGCTGTCGCTCGTGCTGGACGTGTGGGCCGCCGCGCTGATCGTCATGGGCGTGCTGTTCGTGATCGCCGCCGTGCTGGCCGCGGTCGGGCGCGCGCAACTCCGGCGGGCCACCCCTCCGAGGCCTGAGCTGGCGCTCGACAGCGTCAAGGCGGACATGGACGAGATCAAGGGGAGGGCTCGGCGATGA
- the dapA gene encoding 4-hydroxy-tetrahydrodipicolinate synthase — protein sequence MTLTHRPAPFGRALCAMITPFTASGALDLDGAQGLADRLVTAGCDGLVLSGTTGESPTTTDEEKAELIRAVRSAVGDRAAIVAGVGTADTRHTVELALAAEKAGADGLLAVTPYYSRPPQDAVEAHFRELADASGLPVALYDIPGRTGTRIEPGTMIRLAAHPRIVAVKDCAYDLLGTQKVLAETELAYYTGCDEYVLALYAIGGSGYVGTVANVAPRHFRSIIDAFDRGDTGEAARLQRRTVPLTELMMSSGLPGSVTAKALLGRLGLPSGPVRAPLRPAGHEVTDGLLTAYEELVGSGARSEGSVSPSVR from the coding sequence ATGACTCTCACCCACCGCCCCGCCCCCTTCGGCCGCGCCCTCTGCGCGATGATCACGCCCTTCACCGCGTCCGGCGCGCTCGACCTCGACGGGGCCCAGGGGCTGGCCGACCGGCTGGTGACGGCAGGGTGCGACGGGCTGGTGCTGTCCGGTACGACGGGTGAGTCGCCGACGACGACGGACGAGGAGAAGGCGGAGCTGATCCGCGCGGTGCGCTCGGCGGTCGGCGACCGGGCCGCGATCGTGGCCGGAGTGGGCACCGCCGACACCCGGCACACCGTGGAGCTGGCACTGGCGGCCGAGAAGGCGGGCGCGGACGGCCTGTTGGCGGTCACGCCGTACTACAGCAGACCCCCGCAGGACGCGGTCGAGGCCCACTTCCGCGAGCTCGCCGACGCCTCGGGACTGCCCGTCGCCCTGTACGACATCCCCGGCCGCACCGGCACCCGGATCGAACCGGGGACCATGATCCGGCTCGCCGCCCACCCCCGGATCGTGGCGGTGAAGGACTGCGCGTACGACCTCCTGGGCACCCAGAAGGTGCTGGCCGAGACGGAGTTGGCGTACTACACGGGCTGCGACGAGTACGTTCTCGCGCTGTACGCGATCGGCGGGTCGGGATACGTCGGCACGGTCGCGAACGTGGCACCCCGCCACTTCCGGTCGATCATCGACGCGTTCGACAGGGGCGACACCGGCGAGGCGGCCCGGCTCCAGCGGCGGACCGTCCCGCTCACCGAGCTGATGATGTCCTCCGGCCTGCCCGGCTCCGTCACGGCGAAGGCGCTGCTGGGGCGGCTCGGCCTGCCGTCCGGGCCGGTCCGCGCACCGCTGCGGCCCGCCGGCCACGAGGTGACCGACGGGCTGCTGACGGCGTACGAGGAGTTGGTCGGCTCCGGTGCCCGGTCGGAGGGATCGGTCAGCCCCAGCGTTCGGTGA
- a CDS encoding WD40 repeat domain-containing protein, with amino-acid sequence MNVDELVRDSLREQAAEQPPLAPGFADRVLTVRRRRRNRTIACTAAATAAVVAVAVGVPALTGDGDEVRPASEMNKSDIIAHPDQSPPRNMIAAGDTALSAFYVHKEVKQPGGDIVRTRVYGLLDQKTAEYRKTKWAFLDVAPGMRTAAVLEGELPAERIGLLDMITGKVDRWIPVGHGVASVEFSPDGTKLLATTYSKNPDRSFADHLQNVNGKEVPGPVASRTGFSVVDLDSGEENWHKAPQWKDEWGFFYNSREDLEWGQDGRSVFADIGEKPFRQYYDLNGDKIDMPASEKYVSYAEAGLSPNGKLIGGEFAGDGDEISSEIVDSRTGERVTTVPGQQLLAWADDKRIIAWGCDPKRCSGKGEFRNQLILLTVGSDKVVQLSGFRKASAEYPGRWVPVFTERWG; translated from the coding sequence ATGAACGTCGATGAACTGGTGCGCGACTCCCTGCGGGAGCAGGCCGCCGAACAGCCGCCCCTGGCACCGGGCTTCGCCGACCGGGTCCTGACCGTCCGGCGGCGTCGCAGGAACCGCACGATCGCGTGCACTGCCGCCGCCACGGCCGCGGTCGTGGCTGTCGCGGTGGGTGTGCCCGCGCTGACGGGAGACGGGGACGAGGTGCGGCCCGCCAGCGAGATGAACAAGAGCGACATCATCGCGCACCCCGACCAGTCACCGCCGAGGAACATGATCGCCGCGGGTGACACCGCGCTCTCCGCGTTCTATGTGCACAAGGAGGTCAAGCAGCCGGGCGGGGACATCGTCAGAACCCGCGTGTACGGGCTCCTCGACCAGAAGACGGCCGAGTACCGCAAGACCAAGTGGGCGTTCCTGGACGTCGCACCCGGTATGCGCACCGCGGCCGTACTGGAGGGCGAACTGCCCGCCGAGCGGATCGGGCTGCTCGACATGATCACGGGCAAGGTGGACCGCTGGATCCCGGTGGGCCACGGCGTCGCGTCCGTCGAGTTCTCCCCGGACGGCACCAAGCTCCTCGCGACGACCTACTCCAAGAACCCCGATCGCAGCTTCGCCGACCACCTGCAGAACGTCAACGGCAAGGAGGTGCCGGGCCCCGTCGCCAGCCGGACCGGGTTCTCCGTCGTGGACCTGGACTCGGGCGAGGAGAACTGGCACAAGGCACCGCAGTGGAAGGACGAGTGGGGCTTCTTCTACAACAGCCGGGAGGACCTGGAGTGGGGCCAGGACGGCAGGTCCGTCTTCGCGGACATCGGGGAGAAGCCGTTCCGGCAGTACTACGACCTGAACGGCGACAAGATCGACATGCCCGCGTCCGAGAAGTACGTGAGCTATGCGGAAGCCGGTCTGTCACCCAACGGGAAGCTGATCGGGGGCGAATTCGCCGGTGACGGTGACGAGATCTCCTCCGAGATCGTCGACTCGCGCACCGGCGAGAGGGTCACGACCGTGCCTGGCCAGCAACTCCTCGCCTGGGCGGACGACAAGCGGATCATCGCCTGGGGCTGCGACCCCAAGAGGTGCAGCGGCAAGGGCGAGTTCCGCAACCAGCTCATCCTCCTGACCGTCGGCAGCGACAAGGTCGTCCAGCTCAGCGGGTTCCGCAAGGCATCGGCCGAGTACCCCGGCCGCTGGGTCCCGGTGTTCACCGAACGCTGGGGCTGA
- a CDS encoding SigE family RNA polymerase sigma factor, with product MDAAGQESFREFVAGRSSALLKTAVLLSGGDRHAAEDLLQNALIKAAGRWQRIDEPEAYVRQILYRQQVSRWRLKWRRRELTVAEPPESGGGADGVAGVELRLVMRGALARLTDRQRTMLVLRYFEDLPEADVARILGCSVGTVRSTTHRSLARLRELAPELAALGPAAAEQQPSRDFSPVEVRP from the coding sequence ATGGATGCCGCGGGGCAGGAGAGTTTCCGGGAGTTCGTGGCCGGGCGGTCGTCGGCGCTGCTGAAGACGGCCGTGCTGCTGAGCGGGGGTGACCGGCACGCCGCCGAGGACCTGTTGCAGAACGCGCTGATCAAGGCCGCCGGGCGCTGGCAGCGGATCGACGAGCCGGAGGCGTACGTACGGCAGATCCTGTACCGGCAGCAGGTCAGCCGGTGGCGGCTGAAATGGCGGCGCCGGGAGCTGACCGTCGCCGAGCCGCCCGAGAGCGGCGGCGGAGCCGACGGTGTGGCCGGGGTGGAGCTGCGGCTGGTGATGCGCGGGGCGCTGGCCCGGCTGACCGACCGGCAGCGGACCATGCTCGTGCTCCGCTACTTCGAGGACCTGCCCGAGGCCGATGTCGCCCGGATCCTCGGGTGCTCCGTCGGAACCGTCCGGTCCACGACCCACCGCTCGCTTGCCCGACTGCGTGAACTCGCGCCCGAGCTGGCCGCGCTCGGCCCCGCCGCGGCCGAGCAGCAGCCGTCCCGTGACTTCTCGCCCGTGGAGGTGCGTCCATGA
- a CDS encoding DUF2332 domain-containing protein, which yields MAMTGLDDRMTTAENYHRFAEREAAGRSPAYEALALAVASDPEVLGFLGTLPADKRQPNLLFAAARHMLCMVPDADALRELATTRAGELRAMVLSRRTQTNEPGRCATLLPALAAVDGPLALIEVGASAGLCLHVDRYSYDYGHTHLTGRDPQAPTLRCRAEGPHPELRMPEVAWAAGIDLNPLDPSDPGDRSWLECLVWPGQTARRERLVSALATAQRHPVPVHEGDLLEALPALVEQAPRDTRVVVFHSAVLAYVGPRLRAEFAGLARELDVVWIANEAPGVVADVTPPRFETSPFVLTVDGAPAAFTHPHGDWIRWM from the coding sequence ATGGCGATGACGGGCTTGGACGACCGGATGACGACGGCGGAAAACTACCATCGCTTCGCCGAGCGCGAGGCGGCGGGACGATCCCCCGCCTACGAGGCGCTGGCCCTCGCGGTGGCGTCCGACCCGGAGGTGCTGGGTTTCCTGGGCACCCTGCCCGCCGACAAGCGCCAGCCGAACCTGCTGTTCGCCGCGGCCCGCCACATGCTGTGCATGGTGCCCGACGCGGACGCGCTGCGGGAGCTGGCCACCACGCGGGCCGGGGAGCTGCGGGCGATGGTCCTGTCGCGGCGCACCCAGACCAACGAACCGGGCCGCTGTGCAACGCTTCTGCCCGCGCTGGCCGCGGTCGATGGGCCGCTTGCCCTGATCGAGGTCGGCGCGAGCGCCGGACTGTGCCTGCACGTCGACCGGTACTCCTACGACTACGGCCACACGCACCTGACCGGCCGTGACCCACAGGCGCCGACACTCCGGTGCCGGGCGGAGGGACCGCACCCGGAACTGCGGATGCCCGAGGTGGCATGGGCGGCCGGCATCGACCTCAACCCGCTCGATCCGTCGGATCCCGGGGACCGGTCCTGGCTCGAGTGTCTGGTGTGGCCGGGGCAGACGGCCCGTCGCGAACGCCTCGTTTCCGCATTGGCAACCGCGCAGCGCCATCCTGTGCCTGTGCACGAGGGCGACCTGCTCGAAGCGCTGCCGGCCCTCGTCGAGCAGGCGCCCCGGGACACGCGCGTTGTGGTCTTCCACTCGGCGGTGCTGGCATACGTCGGGCCGCGGCTCCGCGCCGAATTTGCCGGGTTGGCCCGCGAGCTTGACGTCGTATGGATCGCGAACGAGGCGCCGGGCGTGGTCGCCGACGTCACGCCGCCCCGGTTCGAGACCTCGCCGTTCGTCCTCACCGTCGACGGCGCACCTGCCGCCTTCACCCACCCGCACGGCGACTGGATCCGCTGGATGTAG
- the dapD gene encoding 2,3,4,5-tetrahydropyridine-2,6-dicarboxylate N-succinyltransferase: MTDTTAPRTTGAVAAGLATIAADGTVLDTWFPAPELSAEPGPSGTERLTAERAAELLGGGATAATGQDARRGVEVVAVRTVISSLDDKPVDTHDAYLRLHLLSHRLVKPHGQSLDGIFGLLANVAWTSLGPVAVDDLEKVRLNARAEGLHLQVTSVDKFPRMTDYVAPKGVRIADADRVRLGAHLAEGTTVMHEGFVNFNAGTLGTSMVEGRISAGVVVGDGSDIGGGASTMGTLSGGGNVIISIGERCLIGAEAGVGIALGDECVVEAGLYVTAGTRVTMPDGQVVKARELSGASNILFRRNSVTGTVEARPNNAVWGGLNEILHSHN; the protein is encoded by the coding sequence ATGACCGACACGACTGCTCCTCGTACCACCGGCGCCGTGGCCGCCGGCCTCGCCACGATCGCCGCCGACGGCACCGTTCTCGACACCTGGTTCCCCGCGCCCGAGCTCTCCGCCGAGCCGGGCCCCTCCGGCACCGAGCGGCTGACCGCCGAGCGGGCCGCGGAACTGCTGGGCGGCGGCGCGACCGCCGCGACGGGTCAGGACGCGCGCCGGGGCGTCGAGGTCGTCGCGGTCCGCACGGTCATCTCCTCCCTCGACGACAAGCCGGTCGACACGCACGACGCCTACCTGCGCCTCCACCTGCTCTCCCACCGCCTGGTCAAGCCGCACGGCCAGAGCCTGGACGGCATCTTCGGCCTCCTGGCCAACGTCGCCTGGACCTCGCTCGGCCCGGTCGCCGTCGACGACCTGGAGAAGGTGCGGCTCAACGCCCGCGCCGAGGGCCTGCACCTCCAGGTCACCTCCGTCGACAAGTTCCCGCGCATGACGGACTACGTGGCCCCCAAGGGCGTCCGCATCGCCGACGCCGACCGCGTCCGCCTCGGCGCGCACCTCGCCGAGGGCACCACGGTCATGCACGAGGGCTTCGTCAACTTCAACGCGGGCACCCTCGGCACGTCGATGGTCGAGGGCCGTATCTCCGCCGGTGTCGTCGTCGGCGACGGCTCGGACATCGGCGGCGGCGCCTCCACCATGGGCACGCTCTCCGGTGGCGGCAACGTCATCATCTCCATCGGCGAGCGCTGCCTGATCGGCGCCGAGGCGGGCGTCGGCATCGCCCTGGGTGACGAGTGCGTCGTCGAGGCCGGCCTCTACGTCACCGCGGGCACCCGCGTCACCATGCCCGACGGGCAGGTCGTCAAGGCCCGCGAGCTCTCCGGCGCCTCGAACATCCTCTTCCGCCGCAACTCGGTCACCGGCACGGTCGAGGCCCGCCCGAACAACGCGGTCTGGGGCGGCCTGAACGAGATCCTGCACAGCCACAACTGA
- a CDS encoding CU044_5270 family protein: MDELTEVRELRSGAPTPDRARVAPGRARLLDAARTGERRHRMWARPGFVIAGVVATVTAVAVTASLLSGRDDAHELTTPAALTNADLKRMSARELLERAAEALERQPKVPEPGPRQWIYTRTTDEGAAAELDEKTLEEYGDWSLYFEDWTRFDGAERAFQQRDPYGKPIKVHVNDAEYEEGAARTPIEMYRALSTLPTDGPGALKALREENALIDQKGATRTENDYIEIAHLLGAEVKPPKGLAGLYRALATLPDLSVVDHMVEDASGRKLVALNTGRRGGTRWLIDPETYQVLGTQQVKDGRTTGGGVVVDTAVVDEPGERG; this comes from the coding sequence GTGGACGAGTTGACCGAGGTACGCGAGTTGCGTTCCGGGGCGCCGACCCCCGACCGCGCCCGCGTCGCGCCGGGCCGCGCCCGGCTGCTGGACGCGGCGCGGACCGGCGAGCGGCGGCACCGGATGTGGGCGCGGCCGGGGTTCGTGATCGCCGGGGTCGTGGCGACCGTGACCGCGGTGGCGGTGACCGCGTCGCTGTTGTCGGGCCGCGACGACGCCCACGAGCTGACGACACCGGCGGCGCTGACGAACGCGGACCTGAAGAGGATGAGCGCGCGTGAGCTGTTGGAGCGGGCGGCGGAGGCGCTGGAGCGGCAGCCGAAGGTTCCCGAGCCGGGGCCCAGGCAGTGGATCTACACCAGGACGACGGACGAGGGAGCCGCGGCGGAACTGGACGAGAAGACGTTGGAGGAATACGGAGACTGGTCCCTCTACTTCGAGGACTGGACCCGCTTCGACGGCGCCGAGCGCGCGTTCCAGCAGCGCGACCCCTACGGAAAGCCGATCAAGGTGCACGTCAACGACGCCGAGTACGAGGAGGGCGCGGCTCGCACCCCCATCGAGATGTACCGCGCACTGTCCACCCTGCCGACCGACGGCCCGGGAGCCTTGAAGGCCCTCCGGGAGGAGAACGCCCTCATCGACCAGAAGGGCGCCACGCGGACGGAGAACGACTACATCGAGATCGCCCATCTGCTCGGTGCCGAGGTCAAGCCGCCCAAGGGACTGGCGGGCCTGTACCGCGCGCTGGCCACCCTGCCGGACCTCTCCGTGGTCGACCACATGGTCGAGGACGCCTCCGGGCGGAAGCTCGTCGCGCTGAACACGGGCAGGCGCGGCGGTACGCGGTGGCTGATCGACCCGGAGACGTACCAGGTACTCGGCACACAGCAGGTCAAGGACGGCAGGACGACCGGCGGCGGCGTGGTCGTCGACACCGCCGTCGTCGACGAGCCCGGTGAGCGTGGCTGA
- a CDS encoding RNA polymerase sigma factor gives MSGPPPQARADDDAEIVAQSLEEPELFARLYDRYAPDIHRYVARRLGDGMADDLTADTFLTAFRIRGRYDRAHTNARPWLYGIAGNLIGRHRRTEVRALRALARTGHDPVAASWSETWVERTDSRVAAQGPLAGALAALSAGDRHVLLLVAWADLGYQEVAQALDIPVGTVRSRLNRARRKVRTALGADPAFVGDAAEVV, from the coding sequence GTGAGCGGACCACCGCCACAGGCGCGGGCCGACGACGACGCCGAGATCGTCGCCCAGTCGCTGGAAGAGCCAGAGCTGTTCGCGCGGCTCTACGACCGCTACGCGCCGGACATCCACCGGTACGTGGCCCGGCGACTCGGCGACGGCATGGCCGACGACCTCACCGCGGACACCTTCCTCACGGCGTTCCGCATCCGCGGCCGTTACGACCGGGCCCACACCAACGCCCGCCCCTGGCTGTACGGCATCGCGGGCAACCTCATCGGCAGGCACCGCCGTACGGAGGTCCGGGCGCTCAGGGCGCTGGCCCGCACCGGACACGATCCGGTCGCCGCCTCCTGGAGCGAGACCTGGGTCGAGCGGACCGACAGCCGGGTGGCGGCGCAGGGGCCGCTCGCCGGGGCGTTGGCGGCGCTGTCTGCGGGGGACCGGCATGTGCTGCTGCTCGTCGCCTGGGCCGACCTCGGCTACCAGGAGGTCGCCCAGGCCCTGGACATCCCCGTGGGAACGGTCCGCTCGCGGCTCAACCGCGCGCGGCGCAAGGTGCGTACGGCGCTGGGAGCCGATCCGGCGTTCGTCGGTGACGCGGCGGAGGTGGTCTGA